The sequence GGTGTGTAGAAGGGGAGAAATGCCTAATTCCTCTTCCATGTGCCTCAGTACTTGCCCTGtgaagtgtgttcctcggtctgagttgATCGTTTCAGGCACCCCGAACCTGGGAATAACTTCCTTTAGGAGGAGCCTTGCAATGGTGAGGGCAGTAGCGTTGGTTTTGGGGTAGGCCTCCACCCATGAAGTGAGAGTGCAAACGACCACAAGGAGATGCTTCTTACCCATGGCCTTTGGCAGGTCTACAAAATCCATCTGTAGATGTTGAAAAGGGGCAGCGGCTGTTGGGCGCCCCCCTTTCGGTGCCCTATTGGGCCGGGCTGGTCCGTTCGCTTGGCATAGGTGGCATGCCCTCACCACTGCAGCGCATGCGGCTTGGATTCCGGGAGTGTACCAATATCTGGTGACCATGTCTGCTAAGGCATGAGTCCCGtaatgccctcccttctggtgaTGCCAGGCTGCCGCCACTGGGTAAGAGGAGCGGGGAAGGCATGCTCTCCCGTCAGGCATGATCCATAAGCCGTCGCGGTGGTTAGCTCCCAGCGCTTCCCATTTCTGCACCTCTTTGGAAGTCCCGCAGGGGCTGTCTGCTGGGCGGAAGTCATCAGTAACGAGGGCTAGCGTGGGGAGGGCAAGCGGCAGCAAGGCGGCTTCCTTAGCTACCCGGTCAGCTAGGGCATTGCCCAAAGTCACTGGATCCTGATCCTTCGTGTGAGCCCTGCAGTGTACGACCGCCACTTCGGTCGGCAGCTGTACTGCATCCAGGAGCTTCTGCACTAGGGATAAGTGTTGTATGGGCTTCCCTCCCGCCATCAGGAATCCCCTGTACTTCCAAAGGTGAATGTGACAATGAATTACTCCAAATGCATACCTGCTGTCGGTGTAGATGGAAAGTCTTTCCTGCTAACTGGCAGGCCTGTGTCAGCGCGTACAGTTCGGCGGCTTGTGCTCCCCATCGTTCTGGTAGGGAGGCCGCTTCCACCAGTTCCCACTCGTTAGTGATGGCGTATCCCGTGTATCGGATCCCATCCTTATAAAATGAGCTCCCGTCTGTGAAAAGGACAAGATCTGGGTTAAGCTAAGGCTCGTCAGACAGATTTTGTCTTACTTGCAGAGTGGTGTTGATGACAGCCACGCAAACATGGTCATCTGGAGGTACAGGCAAATCAGGAAGCAGAGTGGCAGGGTTGAGGGGACCGCATCTTTCGAATGTCAGATTTGGATCCTCTAGGAGTTCTGCCTCTAGCTACTGCTGGCGTTGCGCTGAAAAGACCTGTGTGGTTCCCCTCCTAAGTAGGGCGGACAGGGCATGTGAAGTCCAGATAACGGTATTATGTCCTAAAGTGAGGCTCTTGCTCTTTCGAACCAGCAGTGCTGCAGCCATGAGCGTGCGTGTGCAGGAAGGAGTACCCTTCGCTACGCTGTCTACTTGCTGTGAATAGAAGGCGACTGGGAGATGGCTGGGGCCCCATTTCTGTGTTAGGACTCCACTGGCCACTCCCTCTCGCTCATGTACAAATAGTTGGAAAGGTTTGGAGTAATTGGGCGGTTTCAGAGACATAGAGACGGCCACGCTCTCTTTTAACTGCTCAAATGCCGTAATGGAATCGGGGTCCCATGTGAGGGGATCCGTGGCTTTCTTTGCGGTGAGCGCATGTAGGGGCTTGCAGAGTTCCCCACATGACGGTAGCCACTGCCTACAGAAGCCGATTATGCCAAGGAACCCTCGTAGCTGTTTCTTAGTGCAGGGCAACGGGCATTGCTGGATTGCCGCCACCCTGCCAGGGTCCATATGTCTGCCCTCTGGGGTAAGGAGAAATCCCAGGTACTTAACCTTCTGCTTGGCCCACTAAATCTTCTTGGGGTCTACTTTGTGTCCCCGGGAGTGTAGATAGAGTAAAAATTCCTTACCGTCCTTCCACAATGTGTAAGCCTCCGCATTGGTTAGCAAAACATCATCCACATAAAGCACCACACTGGATCCTTCTGAGGGGCTAAAGTCCTCCAGGTCGCCTTTTAGGTACTGGCTGAATATTCCTGGAGAGTCGTGGTAGCCCTGTGGGATTCGGGTCCAGACGAAACTGCGGTGGTCCCAGGTGAACCCGAACAAGAACTGCGAGTCTGGGTGCAATGGGatactgaaaaaggcatttttaagtCAATTACGGTAAACCACCGGGCGTCCCAGGGTATCTGGCTTACAATGGTGGCAGGGTCTGGCACCACTGTGTGGAGTGAGACCACATACTTATTCACAGCCCGCAAGTCCTGACAAAATCTCCACTTGACTGGGTCCCctggtttctttgggggtttctttatggGCAGGATTGGGGTGTTGCAGGGTGTGCGCTGTGGGCGTATGATTCCTTCTTGTATGAACCCTTCTATGATTGGTCGTATGCCTTCCCTCGCTTCTAAAGAAAACGGGTACTGCTGGATGCAAGGTGGGGGAAGTGATGGCTTTACCTGTATCCGGACACTGATACACTGATTTCAACAGTCCCACGTCAGTGTCTTTGGTTCCCCACAAGGATGGGGGCAGATCGCTCAAGTCCTCAGGTAAAGTTAGATGTCCTAAGGGGGGCGCTGATTCCCTTATCCCGAACACGCTAAGGAGCAATTCCACCCCCCCAGAAGTGCAGGTTAAAGTAGCCTCAAGTTGACAAAGCATATCACGTCCCATTAAGGAGATGGGACAAGCATTAGAATACAGAAACACATGATCGAATATTTTCCCTTCACACTTAACTCGCAATGGCTTGGTTACATGGAaacccccccccatccccatTGCTAATTTAGAGTCCTTTGTGAGCCATGCGCGTGGCGCCCTGTTCAGGAGAGAATAGGTCGCCCCGGTGTCTATGAGAAACTCGAACTCAACGCCCTCAATCCACATGGTCAGGACTGGCTCGGTCGTCGGAGAAGACAGGGAAAGAAAGGTGCCGGCCAGGGACAACAAGGCAAGCATTCCCCAGTCCTCTCCGGCGCCGAGCGTCCATTCGCTAGATAGTCATTGTTGAGGGGGACGGCGTGGTGTTGCTCCCTGTTCGTTCCATGCAGCCGGTGTCGGTTGCCGCGGTTGCTTCTGTTGCTGAGTTGATGTGCTTGGTGGTGGCGGGGGAGGCAGTGCACTGGTGTCTGAAAAACTGAGTTATCATACCCATCTTGGGTAAAATCTCCCGCTGCCAGCGGGCAGTCCCGTTTGTAATGCGACAGGTCTCCGCATCGGAAGCACCCCCTTCCCCGTCTCCTTCCCATGTCCCTCTATTCTGCGCTCTGCCTTGTCCCTGTTGGTTCCGACCCCTCCCTCCTCTGGGGAAACGAATTCCCAGGCCGCTGCGTATGGCGGTGGCCAACAGCTGATActgctctttcttttcctttttcttccctttctccttctcattttcccaaaccACATCCGCCACCTCCAAAATGGCAGTGATCGGCTCCACTCCCCACCCTGGTCTGAAATGTTGGAAATAGTCTCTAATATATGGCAGCGCCTGGTGCACGAAAGACGCGACCAGGGACGGCTGATCCTCCGGTTTTTCTGGATTCAAATTGGTATGGCTTCTGGCCCCCTCCAATAATCTTGTCCAAAATTTACACGGGGGCTCAGTGGTTTCTTGTTTGATGGCCATAAATTTGGTCTGATTAGGAGGTTTTTGAGACATTTGCTTTAGATGGGAAAGGAGCCGCTCCCTGTCATCCCTAAGCTGGGTCCTTCTCTCTGCTGTCCAGTCATTACCTGTCCAAGTTGCGGCTTCATCGGTGCGCCTGTCCCATGATCTCCGGTTGGTCAGGTCCTCGACTGCCCAAGCCGTTTCGAGGGCCCAGAGTCTGCTGCATTCCTCACCTGTCAGTACTCGGTCCAGGAGATAGTTGACGTCGCTGTAGGTGGGATTGTGGCTCAAGAACAGCCTGTGCAAGAGGATCTGGATTTTCCTGGGCTTTTCTTCAAACGTACCTTCCAATAGGCTCCATTCCTTGAGATCCCATTCTAGCCATGCCTTGTGCTCTGCCAGGGCCACATGTTGCAGCAGCCCTTGGGCGTCCAGGTAAGGCTGGTCATGGATTACCAGGGGGAGCATTGCACTCGCCCCGTCTGTTCCTCCGGGAGTACTGAACGTACATGAGAGCCTGGGGGTGGCTGGGGGTTTCGGGTCGTGGGATCGCAAGAGCATTCTCTGATCCTCAGGACCCCCCCCGACCCTGGCTTTTCCTCTCTTAGGGGGGTCTGGTTCGACCTCAGGTTTGTGCCTAAACGGAAATCTATCGACCCACGAATCCGGGTCGTCCATCTGTCCCTGTGGGGACCCGCCGTCCTGAGATGGCGGTGGGGCAGATGGAATAACGGATCGGCAAATTACCTGCCGTCTAGGTGGGTCATCGGTAAAATAGCCGGGGGGGGTTCGTTACCGGAGACAGACCTACCAATCATTACCTTTATGCCAGTCCATTTCTGCGCTCCTGCTtgccacaggagccagaaatcGGAGTGGCTAGGGTGGTCCATATCTATCCGTTTTCTTACCCTGGATAAGCAAACGGCATCAAAGGATCCATCCCGAGGCCACCGATGTTCGGGGGCCCCGACTGCGGTCATCCGTGTCCATTCCTTGACACACAACCTTACCATGGTTTTATTTTTCATACTTGTCTTGATTGGCAAGCATCCTTCGTCCCAGAACCTGCACATAAGACTCAAAGGGGTTACAGCATCAGCACTACTACATGTTTTACTGTGCGTTTGACCCATGATATCTGGTGGGATAGTTTTCAGCTATGCCTTACCCCGTAGGAACGACGGTTGGCTCTGACACGGACGGGAGCGAAATCTCTCCTGGCGCCTGACCGTGTGTGCACAGAGCTTTCCCGTAGAACCCAGGGAGCGCACtagatcccggacgagcccccaattttGTTGAGAATTTAAATTGGCAATGAATGCCCACTGCTCACCTCAAAGCACCCGGGTAGAAGTGCGAGCTGAGATAAAAACCAAATATTCCTTTTGGCTAAGAGCCACCCAGATATCAAGTAAGACACagacaacttcttgatcaaaaagggctttcacactcacacgggcacaacagcctggcaagGATGAGAGCAACTCTTTATTGTTAAGCATGACAATATATAGCATTCTGAGGCGTACtatcaataaacaaaatgtaactaaaacaagagaaaagtaaCAGACCTAAGCTACATATCACTTGCTACATATCAAAGTCAGGAAGTTTCTCTTTGAAAATCAGAACCCATGTCCATCTCATCCTGAGATAAGGAATGGTATGTTGGGGTGAAGTAACACTTTGGGGCACCATAAACGAAAGACACATATACAAAGAGATACATATGGCCCTGAGAACTATCTTCTAGGAATATTCTATTACACACTTCTGAGGGGATATTGACACATTGGGGGAGACTGTAGTCATTTATTACAAGGATAACAGCATGGCATGAAGGGAGTTGAGAATACACAGAgtacaggaaaataaaacagtcaaggacagTTGAATGATTATCTCATCCGGAACATAGTTGCAGCCTGGCAGGCACCATCTCAGGCGCGTTCCCACAGTCAAGAAACGAAACCTAAGGAAAACTTTCCTGTCAGTTGGGCCCATGgtgctttgcaactttggttcTGCTGTGCTGTTGTGCCTTTAGATGTGTTAACTGAGACCTTACCCTGTTTTGTCCTAACACTTTGAAGTGGAAATgattatcccagttggtatctacATTGGATCTGAAATGGATTTTATATATGTAATCGTTGTTTTGTTCTACAtgtaattgttttttgtttttaattttttatatatgcaattgtttgaactgtttttatatatctaATTGTTTTATACacgttttattgtattgcaaattGCTTCGCGATGCCTCAtaggaagtgattaataaattaaataattaaaataaaataatgggatAAGTAATAGGGTGGCCACATATCCTACTTCACAGCAGGTATTTCTCTGTTTGAATGGCTGCCTGGTCCAAGTGTTCCAATTAAAGACAAAGAATCATAAGGGGGTCTGCCCTGCTCTGGTGTTATTGTTTTTCTGCTGTTTTCTATTTATTTCTAAAATTGCATCtaaattgtttctaaatttgcactggCAAGacccaatgtggtatagtggttagagtgtcagactgggatgtgggagacctgggttcaaattcccgctcggccatgaaggtcactgggtgacttgggccagtcactgtcacttggcctaacctacctcagaggattgttgttgtgagaataaaaccaggagggggagaaccatgtttgcatgccatcttgagctccttggaggaaaggtggtgcataaattaataataaataaaaataattttatacaTATATTATGCACTACTATATGCAATTTTTATGTAAGTCTATGCCCTCTTCTGGTcatacatttcctctttttttggtgatgtgtatgTGGCTACCATTCACCAAAGTCCAAACTTGATCACCTTTTGGAAGTGTGTTACAATCCACCTGCTTAGGAAGGTGGgagggatttattttattttgtatttgtgggGTTCTTTGCCTTTCTCTTTTTGATTTTGTTCTTGCCCTAAGCATTCAGggttttattttataaaataaaattctatATACTGATAGTGAACGCAGAATGACAATCCTTATGTAGCTAAACCACCACCATCCAAACATAAGAGGGAGGCAGCAGCAGGCGGCTCTCGGGTAAATATCAAATTTTCCTGAAATACAACCCTACTttcctttaaaaaggggggggggagggatatgTAAACTGCAAACCTGCtagtgaagactgagcatgctcagtggtcatggaatgctggctggctggctggctgcttggGTGGATATggaaaagcggtatataaatacctaAAACAAGTAAAATATAATTGGTGGGGGAATGAAAGAGGATTGGATCCGTGAACATGCGCATTCCACACTGCAATGTTTTGCTCTCccactcatatatatatatattgctcttTAAAGATGTCAAGATGTTTTgttagaaaagagagagagaggaaaacttATCCTTTTAATAGCTACTGGAGGAATTGGATCTAATCCAGGAACACAATGGAAAAGCACTTGACCCAATTGCAGCCATCACCTATAATtatcaggaaaacaaaaataagGGATCTGACTTTGGAGGTGGCTTGTTGTTTCCAAGTATCGATAAAACTCCAAAAGGCATGGAAGCGTGTCTTGCCTTTTCTTTGacttcattttgtttttattagcaCCTGGCGGAATATAATGAACCCTCCACAAGCTTCATCTCAATAGGTTTCCAAACACATGAATACAATAGATACAAATGCTGCCATCTCCTGGCTCAAATAAAGATTTACAACTATCAAAGTAAGCAGCATCAAAACTATTAGACATGGTAATCAAAATGGCTATTTATGTAGCTGAACGTTAACCTGCAGTTTGCAAAGCCTTTTATGGTGCCATCTTGACTGGTGTGAGGATATCCCAGAAGCTGAGAAAGTCAGCAAGTTTCTTGGTTAGGAGATACTTTCACAGCAAACTCCGCTGGATCCTTTATAATTAGGCAAcaacaaaatgtgcatgctatGCATTTGAGGTTGATATtgtgccatccttcaaaaatgtTGCAGAAAATGAtgctatcaatggcaactagtcatgatagctatataTTGTCTTCAACATCAGAGACACAATGCCTCCAACTACCAGTCACTAACAAAAAGTGAAAGAGGGCTACtgccctcatgtcctgtttgAGGGCTTCTCTTAGGTGTCTAGTTGGCCGCCataggaacaggatgctggacagctGGCTGTCTTGCATTGCTTGATGATTTGACTTTATTCTGACAAATAAATCTTTTCCCAGTACCGAGGGTATTAGGGATGGGGCAAACATTTGAGAAGGGAGCACTTAAAACTATGAACATCACCTCCTAAAATAAGACAACCCAAATTCAAGTTGGCCAAACCTTTCCCTCACCCTTTGAGCTTGCTGCAATTCAAATTAGGGCTCAGaatccatcattgtttctagtacaAGCCCCTTGCTTGATCTCTGGCTGTGAATTACACTTTGCTCAGTCAAGAAGTCCTTAAGGTGCATCCACTTAAATGACTACTTTATAGAATCAAGGTGCTGTAAGGTATCTTagaggtcatctagcccaactcTCTGGTCAATGCAAGACataactacagcatccctgacagctgCTAGAAGTACCCTCTggtgaaggagagcccaccactgccCAAAGCAGTCAGTTCCATTATCAAGCAGTTTTTACCCTTAGAAAACTTCTTGTAATTCTAACCAtcatgcatttgatgaagtgggCTCTGACCCATAATAGATTATGCCTAGATTGTGACCCATAATAGATTATGACAATAATAGGCTTGTTAGTCTTTTGAAGTCCCATGCTATTCTTTGTTCTTATAGAGCAATGATGGCTGTTTCCCCTCTGTCCATCATACTGAAAGCTCAACCAGAAGGCAGTCGGAATACTTGTATCAGTCTGACCTTGTAACTTGTCTGATCTCATGTTATTTCAGTATGGCTGTGCACTGACCCCCTCAAACTGATTTACGGCCTACTCCAGAGTGGCCCTGATCTGGGCCCAATACCAATTGGTGGGGCCTTGCAGTCATACAGTCAGGCTACCTGTgcatctcttccccccctcccttgaCAGCTCCAGATCACTTTGGATAGACCCAGTCCAACTGGGACTGCCTCAATCCTATCCAACCGAATCCTGGATTGACCCAAAGTGGCTTGATTCAGCTCAGGATCCAGGGTTAAGACAAATCCGTTGCACAGTCCTAATTTTCAGGCCTTTGGGCTTAATGCACACAGCCATCCCAAGGGAGGAGCGAGGTAAACGGGTAGTGGCTACCGCAGTGAGAATAAAATGAGCCCATTCAGGAACTGAGGATCAAGGCCCCCACAAAATTAAGGAGCCAGCAatgcataaaaacaaactttaaatagcttaacagtgcaatcctatgtctagtcccattgagttcaatggagctgcCTCCCAagtaagtgaatataggattgcagcccaaaaaTCTCTTCTGTGagatacttaaaaacaacaagaatCCAAACTAGTGTTTCATTCGTGGGTGCATTTTAAGAGTATGCTTCTATAAATGCTAAATCGAGTATCCTATAACTTCCAGCACATGCTTCACTGGATTATTCATTTGATATATTGCTTTATAGCAATTTATGTTAATTGTATTCATGATATCCAACATATTTTGGTGATATTGTTAACTGTCATGATTTTTGTCTTCAGAAGACAGGTGGGGTGTAATTTATTGAAATAATCTTAAGAGGAAACAAACTATAAACTGGGGAAGAGCTCAAGAAAATAACATGCTCTGTCAATACACAACCACTGGGGAAACACACAGAATTATCACAAGATAGCCACACACCTTGCACATTTTATTCTTCTATAAAATGAAGTGACATAAATGGGCTGCTTTTTCAAGCAGATAGCTTTAAATCAATAACCCAGGGATTGCAATGATTCCTAGTTGCATATCACATTCACACCACCCAGGTCAGGTTTACACAGGAAACAGAAAATCAAGTTTTATGGCTTGGAACCAGCTCACACAAATCCTGTGATCTATTTATTTTTGTCATCAAGCTGATAATATATGGCATATTACATAGTTTATTTGGCTGCTATTGGAGAtggttagatttttttaaaatcacaggtTATTACTTTGCTGCAATGAAAGACTGGATACCTACATGCCACAAAAGATTGAGAGTAGCCATTTGGAGTGCAAGATTATTTGAAAATGTGTTTTAAGTGTTAATGTGATAGGGAAAGTCACTTTTCAGAAGACCTCAAACACCAACAGAGGAGCTGGTAAAATTGAAGTAAGCAGGCCTTTGAACATCTAGCCCGAATTGACATGGGGAAGTCTGTTTTGAATGAACAAAAGCAAGAGGAAATGGGAGTATTTCCCCCTCTTACTTCTTATAATAAGCTGACTTGTGGTAAGAAGCAGGGCCTGCATGACGGGGGAAGAAAATGAAGGGGCCTTTGACTCAAGCATAAACAAAGCCACACGAGAAAAAGCTAGGATTTGGTTCCGACATCTTTCCTCATGCTATTTCCTATTGTGGCTACCTTACTTATTGCAGAAAGTGTGGTTAAGATAGAAGTGAAGTTGCAGAATACGTATTGCAAGGGAAAATTTGGGGGATGGGGAAGATGATTATGGACAGCAACAGTTTCCAGACATTCTATACACAGAGAACCTTCACATCAACTTGATCGAGGAACTGCTGTGCATCTATCATGGATGCAGAGGACTCTTTCTACAACAGCTCCTACTCTCACTTCAGGCAGGGTGTTTGCTGGGACTGTTGATCACTATTACATGAGAAGTTCACCCAACAAAACACACAGATGTTTCTATATGTGCACTGTAAATGAAGAGCCACAGTTGTGGACAGACTGCCTTTCAATCTATTTGcgcacatttatatcccatcttttttcCACTCAAGGTGATGTATGTGAGGTCTCCTATCCTGGCAGACACTGACTAGAACTAGACcagtttagcttcagcaaaggtGACTACATCATGGACCCTCAGAACATGCCTGGGACAAGGAAGCTTTTCCACCTTTATTGATCATGGGAGGAAGCCTCTTACTAAGCTTCCAAGGAACTTATCAAGGAGTCCCAGAACCAACTTTGAAAACTACTGAGCTGGGCCAACAAACTGGAAAAAACTGCTTTGTTCTTAGCAAGGTAGATAGAGAAGATGATATTCACGATTTTCCATCTATTTTTACGGTACAGTTGCCCACCAGCAGGTTAATGTTCCACACTTCAATTTAAGACTTCTATTGGAAAAGGGAGTTACTGTTATCGTTTGTTATTACTTTGCAATCCAATCTGTGCTTACCCCAAAATAAGTGCCACTGAACCCTTGTAAGTGTGGAGAAGTGCAGCTTTAAACACATAGGTCAACCATAGGAGGAAAGTTTTAAGGAACACCAGAGGCATCTCTCACagaacaaaagcagtaaaataaAAAGGGTTAGGAGTAGAACAGCAGCAGAGTTTAAGCATTTTGGTTGCTACAGGATAAAAAGGCACAAAGAAGAAACCCAACTGGCAAGCTAAGCTAGCTAGTTTCTGGATAGAGACACCTTCCTCAGTTGATGTTCCTGTGGTACCttcaaaacaaaaaggaacaagAGGATTTGTCAGGGTGGTTACATTTTGGATACTACAAGTTACAATACAAGCATGGGATTTGGTGACcaaacatttacattttatgaacCTCTCAGCTTTGGGCTATGAGAATGGAAATGCCCATTATTCAGTAAGACagcggtagccaatgtggtgccttccagatgtcatgAACTACAAGtcctaccatccctgaccattggctgtgctggctggggctgatgggagttagaatccaaaatagctggagggcaccatgttggctacctctgccatAAGAGCTGAAGGCAGACTAACCAGATTAACTCATAGGAAAGTAACTCTATTTTCCTGAGATGTATGCAAACACCCCAACATCAGTTAGGTCTTGCGGCAGTGTATTAATCCCTACATTTACAAACTTAAAACTTTTAATAGATCAGAAAGAAGTCCATGCAAGTCAGTATCTCACATCTTTTTAAACCTCTTTACCTGTCCACATCTGCATGTCAGCTATTTATGGCCTTAACTACTCTCCCTCTTCAAAGTCCCTCTTCAAAGTGTCCCCTCTCTGGGTTTGCTTGCAAGCCTGAAATCCATGTGGATGTTTTTGGTATAGGGAACTTGATTTTGTGAAAGATCTATCATGTGGAAGGAGTGGTTAAATAGTCCCTTAACCACATGCTTAAGCAACTCCATAGGAACCTAAGTCGTTGCTAGAAATGCAatttgtttaaaatttaaaaacaatgcacAATAAGGCAGGATTATACAATCAATGCTATTTTAAAAGTTTAAGGACTTtggtattaaaatacaatatatattttaaaagtttctcACAAGCTTTTAGTGTCTTGCTGACTACTGGCTAGAGATTAATTTGCGAGATACAGGTTCTTACAATCTTAGGAATTCATAACTCTGCACTGCTTAAAGCCCTCATATTAGAAAGAGAAAATGAAGGAGCCCAAGCAGTTAATTCGCTCAACCATGTTCCACTAGTGTTCACGCAAACAACCAAGAGGAGCATGACAGCTATGAAGAGCTGTGTACTGATAGACTTTGGTTCATGGGCACACTGGAAGGAGACAGCAGGGGACATT comes from Rhineura floridana isolate rRhiFlo1 chromosome 6, rRhiFlo1.hap2, whole genome shotgun sequence and encodes:
- the RAE1 gene encoding mRNA export factor RAE1 isoform X1, which gives rise to MDDPDSWVDRFPFRHKPEVEPDPPKRGKARVGGGPEDQRMLLRSHDPKPPATPRLSCTFSTPGGTDGASAMLPLVIHDQPYLDAQGLLQHVALAEHKAWLEWDLKEWSLLEGTFEEKPRKIQILLHRLFLSHNPTYSDVNYLLDRVLTGEECSRLWALETAWAVEDLTNRRSWDRRTDEAATWTGNDWTAERRTQLRDDRERLLSHLKQMSQKPPNQTKFMAIKQETTEPPCKFWTRLLEGARSHTNLNPEKPEDQPSLVASFVHQALPYIRDYFQHFRPGWGVEPITAILEVADVVWENEKEKGKKKEKKEQYQLLATAIRSGLGIRFPRGGRGRNQQGQGRAQNRGTWEGDGEGGASDAETCRITNGTARWQREILPKMGMITQFFRHQCTASPATTKHINSATEATAATDTGCMERTGSNTTPSPSTMTI